The following proteins are encoded in a genomic region of Pseudomonas saponiphila:
- the codA gene encoding cytosine deaminase has product MLITNARLRHREGLHQLHLENGRIARIVLQGPDTSGAVPAFGPEHLDAGGNLVVPPFVEPHIHLDATLTAGEPRWNMSGTLFEGIECWGERKASITAEDTRARAHKTIRALAAHGIQHVRTHVDVTDPDLTALKAMLEVREQTGHLIDLQIVAFPQEGIESFRNGRELMEEAIRLGADVVGGIPHFEYTRDQGVSSVKFLMDLAERTGCLVDVHCDETDDPHSRFLEVLAEEARSRDMGSRVSASHTTAMGSYDNAYCAKLFRLLGHSGISFVSCPTESIHLQGRFDSFPKRRGVTRVNELLDAGMNVCFGQDSIVDPWYPLGNGNILRVLEAGLHICHMLGYRNLQNALDLVTDNSAKALALGEGYGIEEGRPANLLILSADSDYEMLRSQGLPLYSIRHGKVLMQRQMAQVQLAGD; this is encoded by the coding sequence ATGCTGATCACCAACGCCCGCCTGCGCCACCGTGAAGGTCTGCACCAACTGCACCTGGAAAACGGCCGCATCGCCCGCATTGTCCTGCAAGGCCCCGACACCTCTGGCGCCGTCCCGGCCTTCGGCCCCGAGCACCTGGATGCCGGCGGCAACCTGGTGGTGCCGCCCTTCGTCGAACCGCACATTCACCTGGACGCCACCCTCACCGCCGGCGAACCACGCTGGAACATGAGCGGCACCCTGTTCGAAGGCATCGAGTGCTGGGGCGAGCGCAAGGCCAGCATCACCGCCGAAGACACCCGCGCCCGCGCCCACAAGACCATTCGCGCCCTGGCCGCCCACGGCATCCAGCACGTGCGCACCCACGTCGACGTCACCGACCCGGACCTCACCGCCCTCAAAGCCATGCTTGAGGTGCGCGAGCAGACCGGGCACCTGATCGACCTGCAGATCGTCGCCTTCCCCCAGGAAGGCATCGAATCGTTCCGCAACGGCCGCGAGCTGATGGAAGAAGCCATCCGCCTGGGCGCCGACGTGGTGGGCGGCATTCCCCACTTCGAATACACCCGCGACCAGGGCGTGAGTTCGGTGAAGTTCCTCATGGATCTGGCCGAACGCACGGGTTGCCTGGTGGACGTGCACTGCGACGAAACCGACGACCCGCATTCGCGCTTTCTCGAAGTGCTGGCCGAAGAAGCCCGCAGCCGCGACATGGGTTCGCGGGTCAGCGCCAGCCACACCACCGCCATGGGCTCCTATGACAACGCCTACTGCGCCAAGCTGTTCCGCCTGCTGGGGCACTCGGGCATCAGCTTCGTCTCCTGCCCCACCGAAAGCATCCACCTGCAGGGGCGTTTCGACAGCTTCCCGAAACGCCGTGGCGTGACCCGGGTCAACGAGCTGCTGGATGCCGGGATGAACGTCTGTTTCGGCCAGGATTCAATCGTCGATCCCTGGTATCCCCTGGGTAACGGCAACATCCTGCGGGTGCTGGAAGCCGGCCTGCACATCTGCCACATGCTCGGCTACCGCAACCTGCAGAACGCCCTGGACCTGGTCACCGACAACAGCGCCAAGGCCCTGGCCCTGGGCGAGGGTTACGGGATTGAAGAAGGTCGACCGGCAAACCTGCTGATCCTCTCGGCCGACAGCGATTACGAAATGCTCCGCAGCCAGGGCCTGCCGCTGTATTCGATCCGCCACGGCAAGGTGCTGATGCAGCGGCAGATGGCACAGGTGCAACTGGCCGGCGACTGA
- the codB gene encoding cytosine permease, whose product MTQHEPGNDYPLSEVPPHARKGLASMAMVLLGFTFFTATMFAGGKLGVAFDFTTLLLVILLGNLLLGVYAASLGYIAFRSGLNTVLMGRFCFGERGSKLSDLILGLTQVGWYAWGTATAAVVLGKYFQLDAGAVLGLMLLFGMAFCATAYIGYRGLEILSWIAVPAMGLLLVLSMAVATTQVGGLDGLLALTPSASLDLSTALTLVFGTFVSGATQATNWTRFSRSARVAVSASLIGFCLGNGLMVLIGAYGAIVYQQPDVVEVLLLQGFASAAMAMLLLNIWSTQDNTIYNFAVAGCNLLRTDRRKTVTLVGALIGTLLAMLGMYDLLVPYLVLLGTVIPPIGGVIMADFFYRWRGRYPRLADSQLPDWNWPGLAAYGLGTLAAFCSPWVAPLVGIAVASLSHVLFSAWLGARSAAGAEARS is encoded by the coding sequence ATGACCCAGCACGAACCCGGCAACGACTACCCCCTGAGCGAAGTTCCGCCGCACGCCCGCAAGGGTCTGGCCTCCATGGCCATGGTGCTGCTGGGCTTCACCTTCTTCACCGCCACCATGTTCGCCGGCGGCAAGCTGGGGGTGGCGTTCGACTTCACCACCCTGCTGCTGGTGATCCTGCTCGGCAACCTGCTGCTGGGGGTGTACGCCGCGAGCCTGGGCTACATCGCCTTCAGGAGCGGGCTGAACACGGTGCTGATGGGGCGCTTCTGCTTCGGTGAGCGGGGCAGCAAGCTCAGCGACCTGATCCTCGGCCTGACTCAGGTCGGCTGGTACGCCTGGGGCACCGCCACCGCCGCGGTGGTGCTGGGCAAGTACTTCCAGCTGGATGCGGGCGCGGTGCTGGGGTTGATGCTGCTGTTCGGCATGGCCTTCTGCGCCACCGCCTATATCGGATATCGCGGCCTGGAGATCCTGTCGTGGATCGCCGTGCCGGCCATGGGGCTGCTGCTGGTGCTGTCGATGGCGGTGGCGACCACCCAGGTCGGCGGTCTCGACGGCCTGCTGGCCCTCACGCCCAGCGCCAGCCTGGACCTGTCCACCGCCCTGACCCTGGTGTTCGGCACCTTTGTCAGCGGCGCGACCCAGGCCACCAACTGGACCCGCTTCTCGCGCTCGGCGCGGGTGGCGGTGAGCGCCAGCCTGATCGGCTTCTGCCTTGGCAATGGCCTGATGGTGCTGATCGGTGCCTACGGCGCCATCGTTTACCAGCAGCCGGACGTGGTCGAAGTGCTGTTGCTGCAAGGTTTTGCCAGCGCCGCCATGGCCATGCTGCTGTTGAACATCTGGAGCACCCAGGACAACACCATCTACAACTTCGCCGTGGCCGGCTGCAACCTGCTGCGCACCGACCGGCGCAAAACCGTGACTCTGGTGGGCGCACTGATCGGCACCCTCTTGGCAATGCTCGGCATGTACGACTTGCTGGTGCCTTATCTGGTGCTGCTGGGCACGGTGATTCCGCCAATTGGCGGGGTGATCATGGCGGATTTCTTCTATCGCTGGCGCGGCCGCTATCCGCGCCTGGCCGACAGCCAGTTGCCAGACTGGAACTGGCCGGGCCTGGCCGCCTACGGCCTGGGCACCCTGGCGGCGTTCTGCTCGCCCTGGGTCGCACCGCTGGTGGGGATCGCCGTCGCCAGCCTGAGTCATGTCCTGTTCAGCGCCTGGCTGGGCGCCCGCTCCGCCGCTGGCGCCGAGGCTCGGAGCTGA
- a CDS encoding NUDIX hydrolase, with protein sequence MESHWLTHAKRLQAIASTGLHFCKDVHDRERYQEIADIAHDMLAQLGNVPLERITDLVSDFAQRYSTPMVEVRGALIEDGKILLVREQHDGLWALPGGYADVGLSASENVIKEIHEEAGLEVAVRALYGVRHKAKGPYKADHRDFYKLYFLCERQGGPAPVAGSEATDAGFFALEQLPPLSLGRTVERDIQEAFDFQQGKTTQVLFD encoded by the coding sequence ATGGAAAGCCACTGGCTGACCCACGCCAAACGCCTGCAAGCCATCGCCTCCACCGGCCTGCATTTTTGCAAGGACGTGCACGACCGCGAGCGCTACCAGGAAATCGCCGATATCGCCCACGACATGCTGGCGCAACTGGGCAACGTGCCCCTGGAACGCATCACCGATCTGGTGTCGGACTTCGCCCAGCGCTACTCGACACCGATGGTCGAAGTGCGCGGCGCGCTGATCGAGGACGGCAAGATCCTCCTGGTGCGCGAACAGCACGACGGTCTCTGGGCCCTGCCGGGCGGTTATGCCGATGTCGGCCTGTCGGCCAGCGAGAACGTGATCAAGGAAATCCACGAAGAAGCCGGGCTTGAGGTGGCGGTACGCGCCTTGTACGGCGTCCGGCACAAGGCCAAGGGCCCCTACAAAGCCGACCACCGCGACTTCTACAAGCTGTACTTTCTCTGCGAGCGCCAAGGCGGCCCGGCCCCGGTGGCCGGCAGCGAAGCCACCGACGCCGGTTTCTTCGCCCTCGAGCAATTGCCACCGCTGTCCCTGGGCCGCACCGTGGAACGGGATATCCAGGAAGCCTTCGACTTTCAGCAAGGCAAGACCACCCAGGTGCTGTTCGACTGA
- a CDS encoding ABC transporter ATP-binding protein, which produces MTATPSLTGNAPLLRLNDVQVRFPLSNDWLGRPRAFAHALNGIDLELRPGETLGIVGESGCGKSTLAQLLMGLVKPSSGDLRWAYASDRERHSHVQIVFQDPQSSLDPRLPIWKIITEPLFALGNTPAAQMREIAAKVAQQVGIRGEYLERYPHQFSGGQRQRIAIARALASDPDIIVLDEPTSALDISVQAQILNLLADLQRSRGLTFVLISHNVSVVRHMADRVAVMYLGQIVELGSAEHVLERPRHPYTQLLLEAVPRLGAPLADSQVSAPTELPGNRKLPGGCFFLDRCNRRGPGCERPQALLGDATQQVRCHLQDLGG; this is translated from the coding sequence ATGACTGCCACCCCCTCGCTAACCGGCAACGCGCCACTGCTACGCCTCAACGACGTGCAGGTGCGTTTCCCCCTGAGCAACGACTGGCTGGGCCGACCCCGGGCCTTCGCCCACGCGCTGAACGGCATCGACCTGGAACTGCGCCCCGGGGAAACCCTGGGCATCGTCGGCGAGTCCGGCTGCGGCAAGAGCACCCTGGCGCAACTGCTGATGGGCCTGGTCAAGCCCAGCAGCGGCGACCTGCGCTGGGCCTACGCCAGCGACCGCGAGCGCCACAGCCACGTGCAGATCGTGTTCCAGGACCCGCAATCGTCCCTCGACCCGCGCCTGCCGATCTGGAAGATCATCACCGAGCCGCTGTTCGCCCTGGGCAACACCCCGGCCGCACAGATGCGCGAGATCGCCGCCAAGGTGGCGCAGCAGGTGGGCATCCGCGGCGAATACCTGGAGCGCTACCCGCACCAGTTCTCCGGCGGCCAGCGCCAGCGCATCGCCATTGCCCGAGCCCTGGCGTCGGATCCGGACATCATCGTTCTCGACGAGCCGACCTCGGCCCTGGACATCTCGGTGCAGGCGCAGATCCTCAACCTACTGGCGGACCTACAACGCAGCCGCGGCCTGACCTTCGTGCTGATCTCCCACAACGTCTCGGTGGTGCGGCACATGGCTGACCGGGTGGCGGTGATGTACCTGGGGCAGATCGTCGAACTGGGCAGCGCCGAGCACGTGCTGGAGCGCCCGCGCCATCCCTACACCCAGCTGCTGCTGGAGGCGGTGCCGCGCCTCGGCGCGCCCCTGGCGGACAGCCAGGTTTCGGCGCCCACCGAACTGCCGGGCAACCGCAAGCTGCCCGGCGGCTGCTTCTTCCTTGACCGCTGCAACCGCCGCGGCCCGGGTTGCGAACGGCCGCAAGCGCTGCTGGGCGATGCAACGCAGCAAGTGCGTTGCCACCTGCAAGACCTCGGGGGGTGA
- a CDS encoding ABC transporter ATP-binding protein, translating to MTMSSSAVLNIDNLSLEFPAYRSNVQALNGVSLHVNPGEIVGVVGESGSGKSVTAMLSLRLLPERSYRITSGSLSLLGRDMLTTPEKQLLQIRGRDAAMIFQEPMTALNPTRRIGRQMLDVIIHHQCLSQAEAWAKAIDLLRDMHIADPEQVLQAYPFELSGGMRQRVMIALAFSCDPQLLIADEPTTALDVTVQRQVLLLLREKARQRGTAVLLITHDMAVVSQFCDRVYVMYTGAVVEQGSTAQVMLDPQHPYTRGLLSGLPEQVAPGAPLLTIPGQVPNLAHLPGGCTFRERCPQAMALCAQRPPLHSINASEQRKSACWLAAPESAQ from the coding sequence ATGACCATGAGCTCATCCGCCGTTCTCAACATCGATAACCTGAGCCTGGAATTCCCCGCCTACCGCAGCAATGTGCAGGCCCTCAACGGCGTGTCGCTGCACGTCAACCCGGGGGAGATCGTCGGCGTGGTCGGCGAGTCCGGCTCCGGCAAGTCGGTGACCGCCATGCTCAGCCTGCGCCTGCTGCCCGAGCGCAGCTACCGCATTACCTCCGGCAGCCTGTCGCTGCTGGGCCGGGACATGCTCACCACCCCGGAAAAACAGCTGCTGCAGATCCGTGGCCGCGACGCGGCGATGATCTTCCAGGAGCCGATGACCGCCCTCAACCCGACCCGGCGCATCGGCCGGCAGATGCTCGATGTGATCATCCATCACCAGTGCCTGAGCCAGGCTGAGGCATGGGCCAAGGCCATCGACCTGCTGCGCGACATGCACATTGCCGACCCCGAGCAGGTGCTGCAGGCCTACCCCTTCGAGCTGTCCGGCGGCATGCGCCAGCGGGTGATGATCGCCTTGGCGTTCTCCTGCGACCCGCAGTTGCTGATCGCCGACGAACCGACCACCGCCCTGGACGTCACCGTGCAGCGCCAGGTGCTGCTGTTGCTGCGCGAGAAGGCCCGGCAACGGGGCACCGCGGTCCTCTTGATCACCCACGACATGGCGGTGGTCTCGCAGTTCTGCGACCGGGTGTATGTGATGTACACCGGCGCCGTGGTCGAGCAAGGCAGCACCGCCCAGGTCATGCTCGACCCGCAGCATCCCTACACCCGCGGCCTGCTCAGCGGCCTGCCGGAGCAAGTGGCCCCCGGCGCGCCGCTGCTGACCATTCCCGGGCAGGTGCCGAACCTCGCCCACCTGCCCGGCGGCTGCACCTTTCGCGAGCGCTGCCCACAGGCCATGGCGCTGTGTGCCCAACGGCCACCGCTGCATTCGATCAACGCCAGCGAGCAGCGCAAGAGTGCCTGCTGGCTGGCCGCCCCGGAGTCCGCCCAATGA
- the ddpC gene encoding D,D-dipeptide ABC transporter permease, with protein sequence MSAPLNIPLPVPAQANDWRARLAYLGYRVRQSPLTIAGLGMTLLVLLCMAFAPWLSSHDPNALNLAQRLAAPSAAHWFGTDEVGRDLFSRVLHGSRQSVGVGLFVAFASCLAGGLLGCLSGIIGGRFDSLIMRLMDIMLSVPSLVLIMALAAALGPSLFNAMLAITLVRIPFYVRLARGQALSIRQMGYVKAAQTYGAGRWHIVSWHVGRNAMPPLLVQLSLDIGSAILMASALGFIGLGAQQPTAEWGAMVATGRNFILDNWWYSTFPGLAILFTATGFNLLGDGIRDLLDPRQQGK encoded by the coding sequence ATGTCCGCTCCCTTGAACATTCCCCTGCCGGTGCCCGCACAAGCCAATGACTGGCGCGCGCGCCTGGCCTACCTGGGCTACCGCGTGCGGCAGAGCCCGCTGACCATCGCCGGGCTGGGGATGACCCTGCTGGTGCTGCTGTGCATGGCCTTCGCTCCCTGGCTGTCGAGCCATGACCCCAATGCCCTGAACCTGGCCCAGCGCCTGGCCGCCCCCAGCGCCGCCCACTGGTTCGGCACCGACGAAGTCGGCCGCGACCTGTTCAGCCGGGTGCTCCACGGCAGCCGCCAGTCGGTGGGCGTGGGCCTGTTCGTGGCCTTCGCCTCGTGCCTGGCCGGTGGCCTGTTGGGCTGCCTGTCGGGGATCATCGGCGGGCGCTTCGACAGCCTGATCATGCGCCTGATGGACATCATGCTCTCGGTGCCGTCGCTGGTGCTGATCATGGCCCTGGCCGCCGCCCTGGGCCCGAGCCTGTTCAACGCCATGCTGGCGATCACCCTGGTGCGCATTCCGTTCTACGTGCGCCTGGCCCGGGGCCAGGCCCTGAGCATCCGCCAGATGGGCTACGTCAAGGCGGCGCAGACCTACGGCGCCGGGCGCTGGCACATCGTCAGCTGGCACGTGGGGCGCAACGCCATGCCGCCGTTGCTGGTGCAACTGAGCCTGGACATCGGCAGCGCCATCCTCATGGCCTCGGCCCTGGGCTTCATCGGCCTCGGGGCGCAGCAGCCCACCGCCGAATGGGGGGCGATGGTGGCCACCGGGCGCAACTTCATCCTCGACAACTGGTGGTACTCGACCTTTCCCGGGCTGGCGATCCTGTTCACCGCCACCGGTTTCAACCTGCTGGGTGACGGCATCCGTGACCTGCTCGACCCACGGCAACAGGGGAAATGA
- a CDS encoding ABC transporter permease, producing the protein MAFLNMLRKRLLGLLLVVVGVSLITFTISHLIPGDPARLIAGDRASDAIVQNIRHQLGLDLPLYQQYGRYMLDLLHGDLGTSIRTSRPVLEDLQTFFPATLELALAALLLSVLVGVPLGVLSAVYHNRFIDQIARTLAVTGISTPAFWLGLGLILLFYGHLGWLPGSGRLDEGLEPPPTISGFYLIDSLLAGDIPLFFNALQHLILPAVTLGFVNLGVVARQIRSAMLDQLGEDYIRTARAYGLSRWAVILRHALPNALIPSVTVLGLTLGDLLYGAVLTETVFAWPGMGAYVVKSIQALDFPAVMGFAILVSFIYVLLNMAIDLLYRVIDPRIGEVN; encoded by the coding sequence ATGGCCTTCCTGAATATGTTGCGCAAACGCCTGCTCGGCCTGTTGCTGGTCGTGGTCGGGGTTTCGCTGATTACCTTCACCATCTCGCACCTGATTCCCGGTGACCCGGCGCGGCTGATCGCCGGCGACCGGGCCAGCGATGCCATCGTGCAGAACATCCGCCACCAACTGGGCCTGGACCTGCCGCTGTACCAGCAATATGGGCGCTACATGCTCGACCTGCTGCACGGCGACCTGGGCACCTCGATCCGCACCAGCCGCCCGGTGCTGGAAGACTTGCAGACCTTCTTCCCGGCGACCCTGGAACTGGCCCTGGCGGCGCTGTTGCTGTCGGTGCTGGTGGGGGTGCCGCTGGGGGTGCTGTCGGCGGTCTATCACAACCGCTTTATCGACCAGATCGCCCGTACCCTGGCGGTCACCGGAATTTCCACCCCGGCGTTCTGGCTGGGTCTGGGGCTGATCCTGCTGTTCTACGGCCACCTGGGCTGGCTGCCCGGCAGCGGGCGCCTGGACGAGGGCCTGGAGCCGCCACCGACGATCAGCGGTTTCTACCTGATCGACTCGTTGCTGGCCGGCGACATTCCGCTGTTTTTCAATGCCCTGCAGCACCTGATCCTGCCGGCGGTGACCCTGGGCTTCGTCAACCTCGGAGTGGTGGCGCGGCAGATCCGCTCGGCGATGCTCGACCAGCTCGGCGAGGACTACATCCGCACCGCCCGGGCCTACGGCCTGTCGCGCTGGGCGGTGATCCTGCGCCACGCCCTGCCCAACGCGCTGATTCCTTCGGTGACGGTGCTCGGCCTGACCCTGGGCGACCTGCTGTACGGCGCGGTGCTGACCGAAACCGTGTTCGCCTGGCCGGGCATGGGCGCCTATGTGGTGAAGTCGATCCAGGCCCTGGATTTCCCGGCGGTGATGGGCTTCGCGATTCTGGTGTCGTTCATTTATGTGCTGCTGAACATGGCGATCGACCTGTTGTACCGGGTGATCGACCCGCGCATTGGCGAGGTAAATTGA
- a CDS encoding ABC transporter substrate-binding protein, translating to MTPNRNHPDVRLSTRVALSLLCAALSLGAWQAASAAAPKDTLMIGKAADPQTLDPAVTIDNNDWAVTYPAYQKLVTYKVENGKGSTEVQGDLAESWSTSADNLTWDFKLKPGNKFDDGKPVDAAAVKFSFERLMQLKQGPSGAFPDDMSVAVVDPLTVRFTLKKPYAPFLYTLAHNGGGIINPDVANKGEDVNAYLSTHTAGSGAFRLSNWQKGQSLTLEPNSYYAGPKPSLNKVVIKIISEASVRRLQLERGDLDIIEDMPEDQLGTLAGKSGVVIQTFPSLRVNYLYLNNQRAPLNNVEARQALVQAIDYKGIVDGILKGQAKLMNGPIPDGMWAHDPSLPLMQQNLDGAKASLAKAPQKISNLTYLYSDKDANWESIGLTLQAGLAPLGINLKMEKLANATMRERVGKGDYDVAIGSWSPDFADPYMFMNFWFDSSLQGLPGNRSFYSNPEVDSLIREAAATNDTAQRIELYQKAQKIVLKDNVYAYLYQKNYSLPMRDSVKGYVFHPMLEQVFNIAEISK from the coding sequence ATGACCCCTAACCGCAATCACCCTGATGTGCGTCTGTCCACCCGTGTCGCCCTGTCGCTGCTGTGCGCCGCCCTGAGCCTGGGCGCCTGGCAAGCGGCCAGCGCCGCCGCGCCCAAGGACACCCTGATGATCGGCAAGGCTGCCGACCCGCAGACCCTCGACCCGGCCGTGACCATCGACAACAACGACTGGGCCGTGACCTACCCGGCCTACCAGAAGCTGGTGACCTACAAGGTCGAGAACGGCAAGGGCAGCACCGAAGTCCAGGGCGACCTGGCCGAGAGCTGGAGCACCTCCGCCGACAACCTGACCTGGGACTTCAAGCTCAAGCCCGGCAATAAATTCGACGACGGCAAACCGGTGGACGCCGCGGCGGTGAAGTTCTCCTTCGAGCGCCTGATGCAGCTCAAGCAAGGCCCGTCCGGAGCCTTCCCGGATGACATGAGCGTGGCGGTGGTCGACCCGCTGACCGTGCGCTTCACCCTGAAGAAGCCCTACGCGCCCTTCCTCTACACCCTGGCCCACAACGGCGGCGGCATCATCAACCCGGACGTGGCCAACAAGGGCGAAGACGTCAACGCCTACCTGTCGACCCACACCGCCGGCTCCGGGGCCTTCCGCCTGAGCAACTGGCAGAAGGGCCAGTCGCTGACGCTGGAGCCCAACAGCTACTACGCCGGGCCCAAGCCGAGCCTGAACAAGGTGGTGATCAAGATCATCAGCGAGGCTTCGGTGCGACGCCTGCAACTGGAGCGCGGCGACCTGGACATCATCGAGGACATGCCCGAAGACCAGCTCGGCACCCTGGCCGGCAAGTCCGGAGTGGTGATCCAGACCTTCCCCTCGCTGCGGGTCAACTACCTGTACCTGAACAACCAGCGCGCGCCCCTGAACAATGTCGAGGCACGTCAGGCGCTGGTCCAGGCCATCGACTACAAAGGCATCGTCGACGGCATCCTCAAGGGCCAGGCCAAGCTGATGAACGGGCCGATCCCCGACGGCATGTGGGCCCACGACCCGAGCCTGCCGCTGATGCAGCAGAACCTCGACGGCGCCAAGGCCAGCCTGGCCAAGGCCCCGCAGAAGATCAGCAATCTGACCTACCTGTACTCGGACAAGGACGCCAACTGGGAATCCATCGGCCTGACCCTGCAAGCTGGCCTGGCGCCCCTGGGGATCAACCTGAAGATGGAAAAGCTGGCCAACGCCACCATGCGTGAACGGGTCGGCAAGGGTGACTACGACGTGGCCATCGGCTCCTGGAGCCCGGACTTCGCCGACCCCTACATGTTCATGAACTTCTGGTTCGACTCTAGCCTGCAGGGCTTGCCGGGCAACCGCTCGTTCTACAGCAACCCCGAGGTCGACAGCCTGATCCGCGAAGCAGCCGCCACCAACGACACCGCCCAGCGCATCGAGCTGTACCAGAAGGCGCAGAAGATCGTCCTCAAGGACAACGTCTACGCCTACCTGTATCAGAAGAACTACAGCCTGCCGATGCGTGATTCGGTGAAGGGCTACGTGTTCCATCCGATGCTGGAACAGGTGTTCAACATCGCTGAAATCAGCAAGTAG
- the ddpX gene encoding D-alanyl-D-alanine dipeptidase: protein MNNSPLVEIDAQRHQLEIDLVYASADNLAGQVIYRNARCLLHKDAAACLYKASQLARMAGLGLRIYDAYRPAYAQQLLWQALPDPDYVRDPRLGSHHTRGVAVDLTLVDECGQALDMGTAFDAMEPKSHQFYRDLPPQVQRNRLMLLGIMLSAGFEAIPTEWWHYELPNAEDFPLIQEHDQPFEH, encoded by the coding sequence GTGAACAACAGCCCCCTTGTCGAAATCGACGCCCAGCGCCACCAACTGGAAATCGACCTGGTCTACGCCAGCGCCGACAACCTGGCCGGCCAGGTGATCTACCGCAACGCCCGCTGCCTGCTGCACAAGGACGCCGCGGCCTGCCTGTACAAGGCCAGCCAGCTGGCGCGCATGGCCGGCCTGGGCCTGCGCATCTACGACGCCTATCGCCCGGCCTACGCCCAGCAGCTGCTGTGGCAGGCCCTGCCCGACCCGGACTACGTGCGCGACCCGCGCCTGGGCTCGCATCACACCCGTGGCGTGGCCGTGGACCTGACCCTGGTGGATGAATGCGGCCAGGCGCTGGACATGGGCACCGCCTTTGATGCCATGGAGCCCAAGTCGCACCAGTTCTACCGCGACCTGCCGCCCCAGGTGCAGCGCAATCGCCTGATGCTGCTGGGGATCATGCTCAGCGCCGGTTTCGAGGCGATCCCCACCGAGTGGTGGCACTACGAGCTGCCCAACGCCGAGGACTTCCCCCTGATCCAGGAGCACGACCAGCCCTTCGAACACTGA
- a CDS encoding MurR/RpiR family transcriptional regulator — translation MVMDKNSFQVTLEQQFASLTPTGKRIATYLLANLQQLPFETADSIAQQAGTTGISVGRFLRSLGYRNLDDVKQGLRGDAPASWLITDRLGAFRSEAHQDDALERSMHREIEAIQYVYGLARSPVFAAIVRQIVEADAVFIIGIQSTRGILNAFHSHLEYIRPKVYYVDGLSGIYAETLNSGFAKPYAIISDFRAYSAITQTFCEVANANALPLALVTDLQCPWARDYPLDLLQLKTDVGQFWDSLAPLTCLFNLMVSAVAEGYGERLDERLAKNRKLQEAFGQFES, via the coding sequence ATGGTCATGGACAAGAACAGTTTCCAAGTCACCCTGGAACAGCAGTTTGCAAGCCTGACGCCCACCGGCAAGCGCATCGCCACCTACCTGCTGGCCAACCTCCAGCAGTTGCCCTTCGAGACTGCCGACAGCATCGCCCAGCAAGCCGGCACCACGGGGATTTCCGTGGGGCGCTTCCTGCGTTCCCTGGGCTACCGCAACCTGGATGACGTCAAGCAAGGCCTGCGCGGCGATGCCCCGGCCTCCTGGCTGATCACCGATCGGCTCGGTGCGTTTCGCAGCGAAGCCCATCAGGACGATGCCCTGGAGCGCTCGATGCACCGCGAGATCGAGGCCATTCAGTACGTCTACGGCCTGGCCCGCAGCCCGGTGTTCGCCGCCATCGTGCGGCAGATCGTCGAGGCCGACGCGGTGTTCATCATCGGTATCCAGTCGACCCGGGGCATTCTCAACGCCTTCCACAGCCACCTGGAATACATCCGGCCCAAGGTCTATTACGTCGACGGCCTGTCGGGCATCTACGCGGAAACCCTGAACTCGGGCTTCGCCAAGCCCTACGCGATCATTTCCGACTTTCGCGCCTACTCCGCCATCACCCAGACCTTCTGCGAAGTGGCCAACGCCAACGCCCTGCCCCTGGCCCTGGTCACCGACCTGCAATGCCCCTGGGCCCGGGACTACCCGCTGGACCTGCTGCAACTGAAAACCGATGTCGGCCAGTTCTGGGATTCCCTGGCGCCGCTGACCTGCCTGTTCAACCTGATGGTGTCCGCAGTGGCCGAGGGCTATGGCGAGCGCCTGGATGAGCGCCTGGCGAAAAACCGCAAGCTGCAGGAAGCCTTCGGCCAGTTCGAATCCTGA
- a CDS encoding nucleoside 2-deoxyribosyltransferase translates to MSPRIYLAGFDVFRSDAQAHGEYLKRLCREQGLHGLFPLDNQAPQHLSPEACAQWICQQNLAMIRDCDALLANLNDFRGLEPDSGTAFEVGVAIALGKPVWAYFSGPATLRQQVSPDAQGRDAQGFAVEDFNLPRNLMLACSWSGRSRTVESAIIDLGQWLSSPAPPR, encoded by the coding sequence ATGAGCCCACGCATCTACCTCGCCGGCTTCGACGTGTTCCGCAGTGATGCCCAGGCCCATGGCGAGTACCTCAAGCGACTGTGCCGCGAACAGGGCCTGCACGGCCTGTTCCCCCTGGATAACCAGGCGCCGCAGCACCTCTCGCCAGAAGCCTGCGCGCAGTGGATCTGCCAGCAGAACCTGGCCATGATCCGCGACTGCGACGCCCTGCTGGCCAACCTCAACGACTTTCGCGGCCTGGAGCCCGACTCCGGCACCGCCTTCGAAGTGGGCGTGGCCATCGCCCTGGGCAAGCCGGTGTGGGCCTACTTCAGCGGCCCCGCGACCCTGCGCCAGCAGGTGTCCCCTGACGCCCAGGGCCGCGATGCCCAGGGGTTTGCGGTGGAAGACTTCAATCTGCCGCGCAACCTGATGCTGGCCTGTTCCTGGAGCGGTCGCAGCCGCACCGTGGAAAGCGCCATCATCGACCTCGGCCAGTGGCTGAGCAGCCCCGCCCCTCCTCGCTGA